A segment of the Aythya fuligula isolate bAytFul2 chromosome 27, bAytFul2.pri, whole genome shotgun sequence genome:
TCGTGGTCATCGGGGACAagaagcagaggctgggaggcGATGAGATCCTGTCGTGGTCGCAACCACAAGTGACACCGAGCCGCAGCGTGGTCCCCGTGCTGATGTTTTGGGGTGTGGGGGCAGCACGGCTGCAAAGGGAAGGCCGGAACCGAGCGTGCGGCCACCGAGCTCTGCCCTCAAGGATTGGCCTGGCTGGGACCTACTGAATCCTGGCCCAAGCTccagcagagctcctgctgcaggcgTTGTTGTCAGATCCCCTAAATCCTGGCGTATGGTGCAGGTGACTGCCCCGAGCCGCAGAATGTCGCCAGTGCCACAAGGACAGGGCCAAGTGCCCCCGGTGTGAGCGGAACGGCAGCCGGAGGAGCAGCGGGGTCACGGCGGCGTCACCCCACAGAGCTGCTCATACCTGGCAGCAGGGTCCCTGCCTGGTCGGGTGTCCCTTGTCCCCTCGCTAAGGGACACGGCGccgagctgctgccagcccctcctgccGCCGGGCGCGCTCGGTTTTCGGGGCCAGCAGGAAACTCGGGGCCATCCCGCGCGGCAGGGCAGGGCCCTGAGGAGGGAGTGGAGCCGAGCAGGGAGCGGAGCAATTTTCCAGCAGCGTTTCAAGGGCCTCCGGGGCCGATAATTAAAAGCGAGGCGCAAGTAAACACTCTCAGAGCGCTTCTAGAGGCGGGCGCCCAGCAGAGATTGCTCTGCCTCCGCCGCCCCGGCGCCGTTACGGAGCGATCCCCGGGGGCGTCGGGCACCAAGACGGGGCCGCTGCCCGTCCCCAGCACCCCGGTGGGGGCTCCGCAGCCCCCTCGTTCCCCTTAAAGCACCCAAAAAGCTCACGGCCGCCGGGCAGCTCCGTccctggagagctgccagggaGGCTCGGCCGCAGTTTTGCTTCCGGCATCGTGCAACCGGAGCTGGGCAGAAAGCAAGCGGCGGCCCCGGAACGCGTCCCCCCGGTGCGTTtggccccccccccggccccgaccACTCACCCTTTTTGAACTCCTCCAGCATGGCGTCCAGCTTGGTGTCGTGGAAGACGACGTGGACGGGGTGGTTGTAGAACTTGGTGATGGTCTTGAGGGGCGTGCAGTCGTCGGGGTCGACGAAGGCCAGGTCCTTGATGTAGAGGATGTCCATGATGTTGGAGCGCTCGTCCTCGTAGACGGGGATGCGCGTGTAGCCGCTCTCCATGATCTCCGACATGGTGTTGAAGTCCAGGATGGCGTCGCTGTTGATCATGAAGCAGTTCTGCAGCGGGGTCATCACGTCCTCCACCGTCTTGGTGCGCAGCTCCAGGGCGCCCTGGATCATGTTGAGCTCCTCCCGCACCAGGTCGTTGTAGGGCTCCGTCACCTTCAGCATCTCCACCAGCTTCTCCCGGTTGTAGACGGTGCCGATCTCCTGGCCCAGGATGCAGTCCAGGAGCTTGCTGATGGGGTAGGAGAGCGGGAAGGTCACCAGCATGAAGAACTTGGTGACCACGATGGTGTTGGCGCCCACGGCCAGCCCGTGGCGGGAGCAGAGCGCCTGGGGCACGATCTCCCCGAAGATGACGATGCCGATGGTGGAGGCCACCACGGCGCCGATGCCGGAGCCGATGAGGTCGTCGAGCAGGATGGTGAGCGTGGTGTTGACCAGCACGTTGCCCAGCAGCAGCGAGCACAGCAGGTAGTTCCCCTTGCGGCGGATGGGCTCGATCTTGCGCGCGTAGCGCTTCTCCTTCTCCGTGCCGCAGTTCTGCACGATGCGCAGCTCCATGGGGTCCAGGGCCATCAGCCCCAGGTTGAGCCCGCTGAACATCCCCgacagcaccagcagcccccccagcagcgTCACCTGCAGCCACGGCGGCAGCAGCGActtcttctcctccagcaccaccagctgccCGTCGGGGCCCCGGTGcggcagccagggctgcccggGCCCGCGCTGGCTGCACAGCACGTAGGTCTTGGCCCTCTCGTCCTTGCGCAGGGGCTGCACCCGCACTCGCAGCAGCGCCGAGGTGCTGCGGGGCTCGGCGGGCCCGGGCTGCACCACCAGGTCCTGGGAGCGCTCGGGGCAGCTCCCGTTGCCGTTGGCGGCGGCCGAGGCGTTGGCGTCGGGGCGCAGCTCGGCGAACGCCACCCGCTCGCCGGTGCGcgggcccagccccagcccgtaGAGGCGCAGCAGGAGCTCGCTGCCCTCCGTCACCCGGATcgggccccgcgccgccgccgccggttTGGAGCTCTCCTCCAGCCGCATGCCCAGGATCACGCTgtcccccgccgccgccgccgacaccggggagccgccgccgccgcccggcagcgccaggaggagcagcagcggcggcagcagcggtGTGGGGGTCGCGGGGctccggccgccgccgccgccgccgcctccgcccggtcccggtcccgccgcgccccccccccctccgccaccgccgccgcctccccgccgccgcccgctgccCGGCGCCATGTTGGGGTCTCGCGGCCGCCGCG
Coding sequences within it:
- the CNNM4 gene encoding metal transporter CNNM4, coding for VSAAAAGDSVILGMRLEESSKPAAAARGPIRVTEGSELLLRLYGLGLGPRTGERVAFAELRPDANASAAANGNGSCPERSQDLVVQPGPAEPRSTSALLRVRVQPLRKDERAKTYVLCSQRGPGQPWLPHRGPDGQLVVLEEKKSLLPPWLQVTLLGGLLVLSGMFSGLNLGLMALDPMELRIVQNCGTEKEKRYARKIEPIRRKGNYLLCSLLLGNVLVNTTLTILLDDLIGSGIGAVVASTIGIVIFGEIVPQALCSRHGLAVGANTIVVTKFFMLVTFPLSYPISKLLDCILGQEIGTVYNREKLVEMLKVTEPYNDLVREELNMIQGALELRTKTVEDVMTPLQNCFMINSDAILDFNTMSEIMESGYTRIPVYEDERSNIMDILYIKDLAFVDPDDCTPLKTITKFYNHPVHVVFHDTKLDAMLEEFKKGKSHLAIVQKVNNEGEGDPFYEVLGLVTLEDVIEEIIKSEILDESDTYTDNRSKKRVGNQKNKRDFSAFKDPVNELKVKVSPQLLLAAHRFLSTEVTLFTPNFISEKILLRLLKYSDVIQELKFDEENKKSPRHFLYTKNKSADYFILILQGKVEVEAGKECMKFEAGAFSYYGVMAISPPPVSETRSPSHVSSLNRSASLSYHERSDSVSSPVGGSNNQLNAGAPYVADFSVRALTDLQFVKITRQEYQNGLTASRMDSCPQSPDSSAPKPDPPEKPEPADETTSLLNERNCLSRRSNHSPMENSI